The stretch of DNA TGACCAGGTCCGGCTTGGGAAGCGTGGACACGAGCAGCTTGTAGATCGACTCGTAGAGGGAGATCTCGTCGTCCTCGAGGTTGATGAGGGCGAAGATCTTGTCCTTGGCGAGGATGTAGTCGCACACCAGTCCGCCCTCGAAAAGGTCCCCCTGGGCCAGCTCCCTTTGCTGCCGATAGCGCGACAGGAGGAAGAAGAGCTGGGTCTGGAAGGCGAACTTGCGGGGGTTCTCGTAGAACCGCTCCAGGAACGGGTTCCCGGCTACCTCCTCCTTGACGAGGCGGGAGGCGTATTTCTGGGCGAGGATCTTCGCCAGGGACGATTTCCCGACGCCGATCGGTCCTTCGATCGCGATGTGGCGGGGGGTCTTCGGTTCGGTCATGTCCGGTCAATTGTATGCGGCGGGAAGCGGTTTTTCCACTACAATCCCCCGAACGCCCGCGATCCCCACGGCAACCCTACTTGCTGGCGACGCTGGTCAGGTTCTTTTGAACCTCCTTGAAGAAGGATGCATAGAAAACCTTGTCATTGATCGTTTCCGTCGAAACGACGGCCGTGGTGTTGTAGCTGCCGTACGGGATCGGAATGAGGATGAGCCAGAAAACCTTGACATGCGAAGAGGTTTCGGAAATTTCCTCGGTCGCGTTTACCTGCAGCTTGGTTCCGCCCGTGCCCAAGTCGAAAAGGAAACAGTCCATCGCGATCTTGGAGAATTTTCCTCCGTCGCCGATGACCTTGTTGGCCTTGACAACATTCACTCCTTCCTTGGACTCGACCAGGTACCCTTTCGCGGCAAGGGTCATCAGAAGCGCTTGCCGCACTTCCGTCTCGTTGTTGACAAGAACCACCGCGTTGCCATCGGTGTCCTTGAACGCCTGCTGCCGGAGCGACCCGCAAGCCGAAAGCACCAGCACCAGAGACATGATCACCAAGACACGGATTCTTCCGTTCACTCCCCGCCTCCTTCTTCCGAAGTGTTGAATCAATCCGGCGAATGGGTATCGAAATGCGGATTCGAATGAGCCGATCAAATCACGTATTCGGGGGAGAGTCAAACGGTCGAATGTCGGCCTCGAACCGCCTGGCCAGCGCGAGGTACGCGGCGGGGGGGACCTCCTCCGCCCGGCCGGCGGGATCGATCCCGGCGGCAAGGAGCAGTTCGCGCCATTGCGCCGCTCCCCCCGGGAGGAACGGGACGGGGGCGTTGCGCAGCGTCTTCCTCCGATGCGCGAAGGCGGCGCGGACGACCGTCCGCAGCGCCGCGACCAGCACCTCGGGAAAATCGCCGACGAAGCGGATCGACATCACCGCGGAATCGACGTCCGGGGCGGGATGGAAGCAGGTGCGCCGCACGGCGAACTCCTTGCGGGACTCCGCGAGGACGCCGAGGTAGACCGAGAGGATCCCGTACTCCTTGCCGCCCGGCCCGGCGCACAGGCGGTCCACCACCTCCCGCTGCAGCATCAGGACCGCCCGGGGGAACCGGTCCCGCAGCTCGATCAACCTCAGGACGATCGGGGAGGAGACGGAATACGGGAGGTTTCCGACCACCGTGCCTCCGGCCGGAAAGCGCGATCGCCACTCTTCCTCGGGTACCTTGAGGAAATCGGCCTCGATCACCTCCACGGACGTCCCCCCGAACCTCTCGCGAAGGTGCGCGGCGAGTCCGCGGTCCACCTCGACGGCGACGACGGGCGTTCCCGCTTCCGCGAGGGGGTCCGTCAGCGCCCCGAGCCCGGGACCGATTTCCAGGTACGGGGGCGGAAAAGTGCGCGCCAGGGCAACGATCTTGCCGGCGACGTTCCCGTCCGTGAGGAAGTTCTGCCCGAACGATTTGCGGGGGGTCAGGCCGAGCGCGGCGAGGAGCTTCCCCGGATGCGAAGTGCTCTCTTTCACTCTACGGCCCCCACTTCACCCGGGGCAGCCTACCGCGTGAACCGGGAGGCCGCGTAGGCGCCCAGGTCGGGCACGGAGGCGATCCCCGACGAAAGACGTCGCTCGCCGAGCAGCGCCACCATCGCCGCGTTGTCGGTGCACAGCGCCTTCGAAGGGAGGAACGTCGCGATCCCCGCCGCCGCGCCCCGAATCGCCGCAAGCTCCCGCAGGCGGGAGTTCGCCGAGACCCCGCCGGCCAGCACCAGCCGCGGGACCTGCTCGCGCTCCGCGGCGGAGAGCGCCTTGCCTACCAGGACGTCGGCCACCGCTTCCTGGAAGGAGGCGGCGACGTCTTCCACCCGGGCGGCCTTCCCTTCCGGGGAGGCGAGGAAGGTCCGCAACGCCGTCTTGAGACCCGAGAAGGAGAAATCCGCCGCGTCGCGGGAGAGC from bacterium encodes:
- a CDS encoding DUF2242 domain-containing protein, whose translation is MNGRIRVLVIMSLVLVLSACGSLRQQAFKDTDGNAVVLVNNETEVRQALLMTLAAKGYLVESKEGVNVVKANKVIGDGGKFSKIAMDCFLFDLGTGGTKLQVNATEEISETSSHVKVFWLILIPIPYGSYNTTAVVSTETINDKVFYASFFKEVQKNLTSVASK
- the rsmA gene encoding 16S rRNA (adenine(1518)-N(6)/adenine(1519)-N(6))-dimethyltransferase RsmA — translated: MKESTSHPGKLLAALGLTPRKSFGQNFLTDGNVAGKIVALARTFPPPYLEIGPGLGALTDPLAEAGTPVVAVEVDRGLAAHLRERFGGTSVEVIEADFLKVPEEEWRSRFPAGGTVVGNLPYSVSSPIVLRLIELRDRFPRAVLMLQREVVDRLCAGPGGKEYGILSVYLGVLAESRKEFAVRRTCFHPAPDVDSAVMSIRFVGDFPEVLVAALRTVVRAAFAHRRKTLRNAPVPFLPGGAAQWRELLLAAGIDPAGRAEEVPPAAYLALARRFEADIRPFDSPPNT
- a CDS encoding deoxynucleoside kinase → MTEPKTPRHIAIEGPIGVGKSSLAKILAQKYASRLVKEEVAGNPFLERFYENPRKFAFQTQLFFLLSRYRQQRELAQGDLFEGGLVCDYILAKDKIFALINLEDDEISLYESIYKLLVSTLPKPDLVIYLQARPEVLLSRVRKRGIAYERNISLDYLRTLSDAYNEYFFHYNETPLLVVNTSEIDFVESPRDLEHLVREVKSVKRGTQHYIPLGSG